Genomic DNA from Prevotella intermedia ATCC 25611 = DSM 20706:
TCTGGGTCAAGGAATGCGTTCTCGTTCTCGTTGTTCCAAATCTCAATGCAATCGTCCATACCAATGAATTTTATTTGCTGATCGATGTTTGCCATTCTCAAGTATCGTTTCGGTATTAAGAAGCGTCCGTTACCATCAAGTACGATGGTTTCAACGTCTGAGACGAATTGGCGATAAACCATCTGGTCGCGTTTGTTCCAACGATTGAGGTAGCTGCGAAGATTATCGAGCATCTTGTTCCACACCGATTGGGGGTAGATTACCAAGCAAGGCTGGAAAACATCTTTCTTCATAATCAGCGACTCTTCGCCAGATGTGCTTAATATCTTGCGGAATGTTGCTGGCAAAAAGGCTCTTCCTTTCACGTCAGTCTTGGCTTCTATGCTACCTAAAAATCGCATGTGTACTTCTTATATAATTGAAATTTCGGTTCAAAGTTAAGTAAAATTCCCCACATTTCACCTCTTTCCTCCACAAAGTTTGCGTTATTCTTGTATTTTTAATATATTTAACGCAAAGTAAAGGTGTAGAAGAAGTGCGTAAAAGACTTATTGTAAGTATTTTTCATTACGTCTTAAATGAAGCTTGTGTGTACTTTCAAGTAGTTTTACGTGCAACTTTGGCGTTGGTTTTGGTGTGCAAATCAATGGCTATTGAGTATTTTTTTTATAAAAAAGTCGAATATCTCAAAAGGTTTAGCTATATTTGCACTCTATTTGAGAACTTGGAAAAATTAGAAAGCATATAGCAAGTAACATGGAGAGGACCATCGATATCCAAAAGATACTGTACAGTAAAATGGGCTCGAAGGCAAGGTTTGTTCCTCGTTTCGTGATTAATTGGTTTAGAAACATTATTCACGAAGACGAGGTTAATCAGTTCCTGTGGGAAAATCGAGACAAGACAGGAACGGAATGGCTTACCGAATGTGTGCATTACCTGCGTATGACGCTTGAGATAGAGGGCTTGGAAAACTTGCCCGACAAGAACGACGGCAAACTCTATACATTTGTTTCTAATCACCCACTTGGCGGACAAGACGGTGTTGCATTAGGTTCTATCATTGGCAAACATTACGATGGAAAGTTTCGTTACCTTTTGAACGACTTGCTGTTGAACCTGCCTGGTTTGGAGCCTGTGAGTATCGGAATAAACAAAACCGGCAAGCAGAGCCGCGATTTCCCTCGCATGGTGGAGGCTGGATTTAGCAGCGACAACCATATTGTGATGTTTCCAGCAGGATTGAACAGCAGAAAGCAGAATGGTGTGATTCGTGATTTGCCTTGGAAGAAGACTTTCATAACGAAGAGTGTAGAGTATCAACGCGATGTTGTGCCAATCCATTTCAGTGGACGCAATTCGGAATGGTTTTATAAAATTGCCCATTTCAGCGATAAATACGTGAAGAAAGTAAATCTTGCAATGTTCTTTTTGGTCGATGAAATGTATAGGAATGTTGGCAAAACATTTCGTGTCAGTTTCGGAAAACCTATTCCGTGGCAGACTTTCGATGACAGCAAAACACCGATGGAATGGGCACAATTTGTCCAAGATAAGGTATATGAACTTTAGGAAAGTTTTACTTGTTATGAAGTAATGCGAAATAAAGAGATGCGATAAAAAGCAATAATATGAAGGAAGAAGAGATTATCCAACCAGTCGGTAAGGAACTTTTGAAAAGCGAACTTACTCCAGGCAGATTGCTGAGAGGTACGAATAAGAGTCATAACGACATCTATGTATTCTCGGCAAGCGAAGCTCCGCATCTTATGGACGAAGTTGGACGATTGCGCGAAGAGGCTTTCCGCAGTGCCGGTGGCGGTACGGGAAAGGCAAAGGATATTGACGAATTTGACCTGATGCCCAATGGTTGCAAGCAACTTATCGTATGGAATCCTGACAACGAAGAGATTATAGGTGGTTATCGTTATGTGTTTGGAAAAGAGTGGAAGTTTGGCAGCGATGGCCAACCTATACTTCCTACCAGCCACATGTTCCATTTTTCCGACAAGTTCTTGAAAGAATACGCTCCCTATACGGTTGAATTGGGTCGCTCTTTCGTTTCTTTGGGGTACCAGAACGTTCGTGAAAATTCTAAAAGTATCTTTGCACTCGATAATCTTTGGGACGGTTTAGGCGCGCTCACGGTACTGAATCCTCATTGCAAATACTTCTTCGGTAAAATGACGATGTATCCGTCGTATATCCGTCGTGGTCGCGATATGATTCTTTACTTCCTCAAGAAGTTCTTCGACGACAAGGAAAACCTCATTATACCGATAAAACCGCTCAAAATCGACACTCCTTTCTCCGAATTTGAGTCGTTATTCAATGCTGCTTCCTTTAAAGAAAACTATCGTATTTTAAATAGGGAAATACGCAAGTTAGGGTTCAATATCCCTCCTTTGGTGAATGCTTATATGAACCTTTCGCCAACTATGAAACTTTTTGGAACGGGGATTAACAATGGCTTTGGCGATGTAGAGGAAACAGGAATCCTTATCGCTGTGGACGAAATATTTGAAGAGAAGCGCGTTCGCCATATTGAAAGCTTTGTAAAAGACCACCCAGAAGCACTCAAGATAACAAGCGGTGCGAACAAAGTGATTTACGAGGAGCGGTAAAATTTAGAAAAGTAATAGATTATAATAAAACAGTAAACCAGTATTTATTGTCCATTTCATCGAGGAAAAGGCAATGAATACTGGTTTTTTATTTTGTGTTTCCAAGCTCAAAGCGCAGTTGCCGCTTTTCATTGGAATTACCTTCACAACATCAAAGACAACTTCCTGCATCTGCCTTCAGCAGTAACAAGAGAACGATTCCCTTACCGAACTGCTGCCAAGTTGCAGTTTATGCCCGTTTTAACGAATGAATAGGAGTTCACGATATTTCGGCAACGTCCACATTTCGTCGCTCACAATCAGTTCGAGCTTGTCTATTTCGTGGCGTATCTCTTCCATCTTCGTGGTAATGTTGTCGTGGTAGGCAATGGCTTTTTCGCGTTGGTTTTCTATTCTGTTGGCAATTTTCCTTGCCTCGACAAGTTCGTCTACGCCTGTTTCTATGGCTTGCATACGCTCCGCTATTTCCTTTAGAATCTTTACATTGCGTGCCGTAAGTCGCTCGCCTTCTTCTCTGCCGAAGATGTTTATCATCGAACTGACGTTCTTTGCCAACCTACTTTGGTAATGGGTTACAACAGGAATGATGTGGTTCATAGCCAAATCGCCGATTACACGTGCTTCTATCTGAATCTTTTTCGTGTAAGTTTCCCACTTCACCTCGTTGCGAGCTTCAAGTTCGTTGCGCCTCATTACGTTCATGGATTCGAACATTTGCACGGAATCATCGCGCAAATAGGTGTCGAAACATACAGGACAACTTGCCTCGCAGTCCAATCCTCTCTGCGCTGCTTCAGCTTTCCACTCGTCGCTGTAACCATTTCCGTCGAAGTGGATAGGCTTACAGGTTTTAATATCGTTGCGAACAACTTCTATAATCGCACTCGTCTGGTCTTCGCCTTGTTCAATCAGTGCATCAACACGTTGCTTGAAACTTGTCAGAGCTTCTGCCACAGCCGTATTCAGTACGATGAGCGAAGAGGCGCAGTTGGCTTCCGACCCAACTGCGCGCAGTTCAAAGCGATTGCCAGTAAAGGCAAATGGCGACGTGCGGTTGCGGTCGGTGTTGTCGATGAACAGCTCAGGAATTTCCGGAATGTCGAGTTGCACGCCTTGTTTCCCCTTCACGGTGAACAAGTCTTTCTTGTCGGCTTTTTCTATATGTTCAAACAAGTCGGTCAGTTGTTTGCCAAGGAACGACGAAATAATGGCAGGTGGTGCCTCGTTTGCCCCCAAGCGGTGGTCGTTGGTTGCACTCATAACCGATGCTTTCAGCAGTCCGTTGTGTTTGTAAACACCCATTAATGTTTCTACAACAAAGACTACGAAGCGCAAATTGTCGTTTGTGTTCTTACCACTTTTGTGCAGCAGCACACCTGTATCGGTAGCCAAGCTCCAGTTGTTGTGCTTTCCTGAACCGTTGATGCCTGCGAAAGGTTTTTCGTGTAGCAGCACACGGAAGCTGTGTCGGTGTGCAACCTTCTTCATCAGTGCCATCAGCAGCATGTTGTGGTCTACTGCTAAGTTGCATTCCTCGAAGATTGGAGCAAGCTCGAATTGTCCCGGAGCAACCTCGTTGTGGCGGGTTTTTACAGGTATGCCCAACTCTAAGGCACGGATTTCCAAGTCTTTCATAAAGGCTTGCACACGTTCGGGGATAGTGCCGAAGTAGTGGTCGTCCATTTGTTGGTTCTTTGCAGAGTCGTGCCCCATCAGCGTTCTGCCCGTAAGCATCAGGTCGGGACGTGCAAAATATAAGTCCTCGTCTACAAGGAAGTACTCCTGTTCCCAGCCCAAATTGGTGTGTACTTTCTTTACATCGGGGTAGAAATATTGGCAAACATCTTTTGCCGCACTGTTTACGGCAAGCAACGAACGCAGCAGCGGTGCCTTGTAGTCGAGTGCTTCGCCCGTGTAAGAAATGAAGATAGTAGGAATACAAAGTGTGTCGTCTATGATGAAGACCGGACTTGTGGGGTCCCACGCCGAGTAGCCGCGTGCCTCGAAGGTGTTGCGAATGCCACCCGATGGAAACGAACTTGCGTCTGGCTCTTGTTGTACGAGCAGTTTTCCAGAGAAGTCCTCGAGCATTCCCCCTTTCCCGTTCGACTCTATGAAGGAATCGTGCTTTTCCGCTGTGCCTTCTGTCAGGGGCTGAAACCAGTGCGTATAGTGTGTAACGCCATTCTCTTTTGCCCACTTTTTCATACCGTTTGCCACACCATCGGCAATCGAACGGTCGAGGCGTTTGCCGTTTTCCATTACGTTCATCATCTTGTTGAAGATGTCCACAGGAAGGTATTTGTACATTTTGTCGCGGTTGAAAACGTACTTACCAAATAGTTCGGAAGGGCGTTCGTTCAGCAATTCTAACTCTACGGGGCGTTTTCTAAAAGCCTCTTTTACAACTTCAAATCTTAAGTTACCCATACTTCTTTTTACTTTTTTCAGCTTTTGTGTAATGCAAAAATAAATATTTGTTTGCAATTTGCAAAATAATTGTAGCATTTTGATATGTGTATTGTTTGAAAAATTAATATATATCATTTATTTTGCCTTTCTTGCAGTTTTTAGTTTGTGGAGGAATATCGTTTCATTTTTCCAATAGGCAAGCCTCTTTGCACCTACACCATTGCTTCTGTATACATTATTATATAAAGCGAAATCAGACAATAACAGTGTAAATATTTTTCACAAGGATATCTTTTGTCTAACTTCCTTGTTATCAATGTGTTGCAAAACCTATTGTTTTGCGTTCCAAAAGCGGCTGTTTTGCACGGTAAAAGCGTAGGTTTTGCGTTGCAAAACAGCCGCTTTCGCAATGCCAAATCGAAATTACCGTTTTTCAATGAAATTATCTTTACAAAACAAAAGCCATTTCAGTATATTTCTTGTAGACTACAAAAGAGGAATTATTCGCCAATAAACGGCTGAAAAACACGAAGAAAGTACTAAATTAAGAGAGCCTTTTTTATATTTAACAGAGTACAAACAGAATTATAAGAAAAAAGATGAATAATTACCGAAAAATAATTACCTTTGTACGATTAGTGAACAATAATTTTTAATCTAACTTATAAAAATGAAACTGAAACATTTCCTTTTTGTTGCCTTGTTCTTTATTGCAGGAATAGCAAACGCACAACAGTTTGGCTCAATTCCAGTAAACAAGAATGTAAGGCAGGGTAAGCTCAGCAATGGTCTGACTTATTACATCTTGCGCAACAACTGGCCTGAGAATGTAGCCAACTTCTACATTGCGCAGCGTGTTGGTTCTATTCAAGAAGAAGAACCACAACGTGGTTTGGCTCACTTCCTTGAACACATGGCGTTCAATGGTTCTGAGCACTTCCCAGACTCTACCTTGTTGGAGTTCACACGCTCGCTCGGTGTGCAGTTTGGTAGCGATTTGAACGCTTACACCTCTATCGAAGAAACTGTTTACCGCATCAGCAACGTACCGACAAAGCGTCAGACAGCACTCGATTCTTGCTTATTGGTTTTGAAAGACTGGTCTAACGGTCTTACACTCGACGATAAGGAAATAGACAAGGAGCGTGGTGTTATCCACCAAGAATGGCAATTGAGCCAGAACGCAATGATGCGTATCTACGACCGTTCGCTGCCAAAGCTCTATCCTAACAACAAGTACGGACTTCGTTTGCCTATCGGTTTGATGAGCGTGGTAGACAATTTCAAGTACCAAGCCCTCCGCGATTACTATCACAAATGGTATCGTCCAGACAACCAATGTATCATTGTTGTGGGCGATGTAGACGTAGACCGCACCGAAGCACAGATTAAGAAGCTATGGGCAAATGCTACCGTGCCAGCCAATGCTGCACAAGTAACAAAGCTTCCAGTGGAAGACAACGAGCAGGCTATCTATGTTTTCGATAAGGATAAGGAAATGCAGAACTCTACTATCGGCATTTTCATGAAGCACGATGTGTTCCCTGACGAAATGAAAACAAGTCAGGCATATTACATCGACAGCTATATGAAGACAATGATAGCTACGATGTTGAACCAGCGTTTCAGCGAAATGAAGCAGAAAGCAGACTGCCCATTCACCAGTGCAGGTGGTTACGACGGCAGATTTATGCTCTCAAGCACCAAAGATGCGTTCACATTGAACGGTAGTGCCAAGGAAGGCAAGGACATAGAAACACTCAAAGCTCTCTATCGTGAGGCACAACGAGTACGCCTGTATGGTTTCACACCTACCGAATTTGAACGTACAAAGCAAGAATTCCTTTCACAAATCGAGTCTGAATACACCAATCGTGATAAGACAACCAGCAGCCAATATGGCGACGAATTGCGCGACCACTTCTTGAAGAACGAGCCTATCCCAAGCAAGGAAGACGAGTACAAGATTATGAAGCAGCTCATCGAAATGCCTGCACTCAACTATCAGGTTGTAAACGAGTATGCTAAGGAGCTTATTTCCGACAAGGACAAGAACCTTGTTGTCTACATCTTCGCACAAGACAAGGCTGGAAAGGTAGACCCAACCGAAGAGAAGATGGCACAAGCTATCAAGGAAGTACGTGCAGAAAAGATAGAACCATACGTTGATAACGTAAAGAGCGAACCTCTGTTGGACGAAACAAAACTGCCAAAGGCTGGAAAAATCGTTAAGGAAACAGAGAACAAGAAGCTCGGTTACAAAGAGCTGACATTGAGCAACGGTGCTCGTGTTATCCTCAAGAAGACTGATTTCCAAGCTAACGATGTACGTTTCTACGCTGCAGCAAAAGGCGGTAGCGGCTTATACGGCAAGGCTGACTTCGATAATCTTAAGCTGTTCAACTCTGTTATGAACAACAGCGGACTTGGAAACTTCTCTAAACAAGAACTCACCAAGGCTCTCTACGGAAAGCAAGCAAGCGCAAGTTTGTCGCTCGGCACATACTATCAGTATGTAAGCGGCCAGTCTATACCGAAGGATATTGAAACGATGATGCAGTTGGTTTACCTCAAATTAACAAAGGTAACTAAGGACCAACAAGCATTCGACGCAATGATGAAGCAGTACGAAGAGGCTTTGAAGCACAAAGATTTGTCTCCAGAGAGTGTCTTCGGGGACTCAGTGTCAGTTACTCTCTACAACCACGAACTTCGTTATGCTCCTCTTTCGGTAAACAGACTCAAAGGCGTGAATTACGACCGCGTACTCCAGATATGGAAAGAGCGTTACGCTAACCCTGGACAGTTCACCTATTACTTTGTAGGAAACTATGACGAGGCTGCTCTCCGTCCACTTATTGAGAAGTATATCGGTTGCTTGCCAAAGGGTAAGGTAGAGAACTGGAAAGAAGTTCCAGGCTTCGTTAAAGGTAAAGTGTTGAACCATTTCACCTTCAAATCAGAGACTCCAAAGGCTATGAGCGTAGAAGTTTGGCACCAACCAACAAAATACACTGTTGAGAATGCTGTACTCGTAGACGCTGCAGCGCAAGTATTGTCAATGGTTTACTTGAAGGACATTCGTGAAGACCAAGGTGCTGCTTACTCAGTAGGTGCAAGCGGTGGCTTGAATCAGACTGCCGACAAGACCTTTGCCATTATTCAGGCACAGTGCCCAATGGACCCAAACAAGGCTGAAATCGCTGTTAAGCTCCTCAACGAAGGCATTAAGAACAACAGCGTAAAGGTCGATATGGATAAGCTTCAGAAAGTTAAGGACTTCATGCTCAAGCAAGCTGACATTAGTGCGAAGAGCAATCGCCACTGGATAAATGTTCTCAGCGAGTATATCACATTAGGTGTAGATATTCAAAGCGACTACAAGGCTGCTGTTGAAGCCCTGACTCCAGAGAAGATTGCAGCATTCCTGAAAGGCTTGCTCGCTTCTGGCAACCACGTAGAAGTGGTGATGACACCTGCAAAATAAAACTTGTTGCGCAAGTCTTGCAATCGTAAGACTTGTGCAATATACAGATTCAATCATACGAAAGCCCACGATTGCAATTGCAATCTTGGGCTTTTTCTGTTCCAAAGAGAATGTGTCAAGGCTCAAAGACTTGCCCTTTCTCTTTCCCTTTACAGTCTTTTCGCTTATACTTTTGCACCTGCTGTCAAGGGTGTATTTTAGTTTAACTTTGTAAAGATAATTCTGTTAAAAAGTGGCAATTGCGTTTTGGCATTGCGAAAGCGGCTCTTTTGCGATGCAAAACCTACGCTTTTACCTTGCAAAACAGCCGCTTTTGGAACGCAAAACAATAGGTTTTGTAATGCGTTGATGTATAATGAGTTACGTAATAGTTATACTTTTGAAAAATATTTACATCTTTGTTGCTTTCTTTTCGTTCATAAAGTAGCGTGGGTTAGATGTAAGAATTTGAGGACAAAGAAACTTCACTGCTTTTTGATTATAAGCATATTAAAGTATAATCTATTCTTTCTATAAGTATCTTATAAATAATATATTGGTGTAATTCTTATATTGAACTCACGTGAAAGGAACTGTGGTGCCTATGAAGAAAGATGTATAACACTCTCGATATGCCCTTTTTGCATACAAAAAATCTCACCCCTGCTATGTGCAGAGGTGAGATTAAGGGTTTCGATAAAGTGTTTCAGTTACACCTTATATATGTATTAGAGCTGTGGACCAGCTGCTACAAGCTTCTTACCAGCATCGTTTCCTTCGTACTTCTTGAAGTTCTTGATGAAGCGGTCTGCGAGGTCTTTAGCCTTTTCTTCCCACTGTGATGCGTCAGCGTATGTGTCGCGTGGGTCGAGAATGTTGGTATCAACACCTTCCAACTTTGTAGGAACAGTGAAGTTGAAGTAAGGAATCTGCTTTGTTGGAGCAGCGTCGATAGAGTGGTTCAAGATTGCGTCGATGATACCGCGTGTATCCTTGATAGAGATACGCTTGCCTGTACCGTTCCAACCTGTGTTCACCAAGTAAGCCTTAGCACCGCTCTTTTCCATCTTCTTAACCAATTCTTCAGCATACTTTGTTGGGTGAAGTTCCAAGAAAGCCTGACCGAAGCAAGCTGAGAATGTAGGAGTTGGCTCTGTGATACCACGTTCTGTACCTGCCAACTTAGCTGTAAATCCAGAGAGGAAGTAGTACTTTGTCTGCTCAGAATCGAGAATTGACACTGGAGGAAGTACACCGAAAGCGTCTGCACTCAAGAAGATTACCTGCTTTGCAGCTGGACCTTGAGAAAGTGGACGTTGAATATTCTTGATGTGGTAGATAGGATAAGAAACACGAGTGTTCTCGGTTACGCTCTTATCAGCGAAGTCAATCTCACCGTTTTTGTCTACTGTAACGTTCTCGAGCAATGCGTCGCGGCGGATAGCACCGTAGATATCTGGCTCAGCTTCTGGGTCGAGGTTGATTACTTTCGCATAGCAACCACCTTCAAAGTTGAACACACCGTTGTCGTCCCAACCGTGTTCGTCGTCTCCGATGAGCTTACGCTTAGGGTCGGTAGACAATGTTGTCTTACCAGTACCAGAGAGACCGAAGAAGATTGCAGTGTTTTCTCCGTTCAAATCGGTGTTTGCAGAGCAGTGCATAGACGCAATACCCTTCAATGGCAAGAAGTAGTTCATCATAGAGAACATACCCTTCTTCATTTCACCACCGTACCATGTGTTGATGATAACTTGCTCCTTAGAAGTTACATTGAACACAACAGCTGTTTCAGAGTTCAAGCCGAGTTCCTTCCAGTTCTCAACTTTAGCCTTTGATGCGTTGTAAACGATGAAGTCTGGCTCTTGTTCAAAGTCCTCTTCGCTTTGTGGGCGAATGAACATATTTGTAACGAAGTGTGCCTGCCATGCTACTTCCATGATGAAGCGCACCTTCATGCGTGTATCTTTGTGAGTACCGCAGAAACCATCAACAACAAACAAACGCTTGTTAGAAAGTTCATTCTTTGCGATTTCCTTTACTGCATTCCAAGTTTCCTTAGTAGCTCTGTGGTTGTCGTTCTTGTATTCGTCAGATGTCCACCATACTGTATCGTGTGAGTTTTCATCATCAACGATGAACTTATCTTTAGGAGAACGACCAGTGTAGATACCTGTCATTACGTTAACAGCACCAAGTTCTGTTTCCTGGCCTACTTCGAAACCTTCAAGACTCTCTTTTGTTTCTTCATTGAACAATACTTCGTATGAAGGATTGTACAGCACTTCTTTTGCGCCTGTAATGCCATAATTGGCGAGTACGCTCTTATCAAATTTTGCCATTTGTAAATATTATATAAATGTTGAAATTAATTCCGTATCTTGTAACAACTTTACCTTAAAATAACACCGCAAAGGTAATAATTTTATGATGTAATGCAAAATGATAGGTATAAAAAATGCAGCAATAAAACATTTGCAAGGTTAAAGAATATAAAAAATATTATTGTTGGCAGATATTTGCTATTCAGACGTTGCAAATAATAAACTATTTTCTTAATTTTGCCACAATTTTGGGCGCATAAAAACTATCACCCCAATTTAACCATACTATAAAAAGAAAAAATGGAAATCATTAACTTCTCGGAACAGAACTCCATTGTAAACCAGTACATGGCAGAAATCCGCGACAAGGACTACCAGACAAACCGTCTCCTTTTCCGTAACAACGTAATGCGAATAGGAGAGTTCGAAGCATTCGAAATCTCTAAAACACTTCAGTACGAAATGAAGGAAATCCAGACTCCGCTGGGCATTTCTAAGGTAAACGTACCTACCGACAAGATTGTACTTGCTACTATCTTTCGTGCAGGACTTCCTTTCCACAACGGATTTCTCAACATTTTCGACCATGCAGGCAATGCTTTCGTAAGCGCATACAGGGAATACAAGGACAAGGAACACCACGAAGTAGGCATTCACGTAGAATATTTGGCAACACCGAATATTGACGGCAAAACCCTCATTATTGCCGACCCAATGTTGGCAACAGGTGGTTCGATGGAGCTTGGCTACAAGGCAATACTCTCTAAAGGTACACCTCGCCACGTCCATATAGCTTGTGTGATAGCTTCTCCAGAAGGTATCGACCACATTAAAAAGACTTTCCCCGACGACAAGACCACCATTTGGTGCGGTGCAATCGACGAAGGCTTGAACGAACACAAGTACATTGTTCCAGGCTTTGGCGATGCTGGTGACCTTTGCTACGGCGAAAAACTCTAAGTACAATTTACAAACCACGCAACAGCAATGGCTGATATTAGCCATTGCAAAGCAGGTTTTTTCTATAAGATAAAGCGGAGTGGCGACACAAGGTACCACTCCTTTCCGCTTTATTTTTTCTTTTTTTCCCCCAATTCGTATTATTCTCGGTACTTCCAATAGACGCATAGACAGCGTTTATAACGTTTCGTTTAGAAATCGGCGCAGTGCTCTTGTTCTCTGAAATACCGGGATAGGCAATGTTTTTGAAGGGAAATAATTGCCCCTTTCTTGCCTATAACAATTACTGAAAAACAGCTTTGGTTTTGTAAAGATAATTCTCTTAAAAAGTGATAACTGCGCTTTGGCATTGCGAAAGCGGCTCTTTTGCAACGCAAAACCTACGCTTTTACCGTGCAAAACCGCCGCTTTTGGAATGCAAAACAATAGGTTTTGTAACACGCTTATGTATAGATAGTTACGCAATAGTTACGCTTGTGAAAAATATTTACATTCTTGTTGCCTTTTACAGAGGTATCTGTACTGTCGGAATGGCAATAAAAAAGGTCTTCAAATACAGATAACTGTATATTTGAAGACCTTATGTTTAGATGTTCGCATCAATCTAATTCAGTAGGAAGTAGGCAGCTCTGCCAATTAATTTCCCTACATAGTACAATATGAAGATACATAATGTAAGAATCGTTAGATATGCGACCCATCGTTTATATCCTGTTAGTGAACGGTAGTTCATAGGAGTTTGATAATTCTTTTTCGTTGTTAAAACACTTTATTTTTATTTCTCTGCTGACTCTGGAGCCTTACCGATAAGGTCCATAAACTGGTCGAGCTTAGGAGTAATGATAATTTGTGTGCGGCGGTTACGCTGCTTTCCAAGCTCTGTGTCGTTGGTTGCGAGTGGGTTAAACTCGCCACGACCACCTGCAGTCAGACGTTTTGGGTCTACACCGAAGCGGGTTTGCAAGTATTGTGCCACCGATGAAGCACGCAAACAAGAGAGGTCCCAGTTGTTGCGAATATTCTTCATCTTTTCGCTCTGTGCATTTACAGGCACGTTGTCGGTGTTACCTTCAATCAGCACATCGTAGTCTCTGTAGTCGGTAATAATCTTTGCAATCTTGCTAAGGGTTTGTTCTGCACGGTCGTTTACTTCGTAAGAACCGCTCTTGTAGAGCATATTGTCTGCCAACGAGATGTAAACAACGCCCTTCAACACCTGAACATCAACTTCCTTGAGTTCCTCCTTGCTGAGGCTGCGTGTAAGGTTGTTCGTAAGAACAAGGTTGAGCGAGTCGCTCTTGGTCTTCACTTCCACGAGGTGGCGAATGTACTGGTTGCTCTCGTTGATTTGGTCTACCAACTTAGAAATATTGATATTGTTTGAATTGGCATTGTTCAAACTCTGGTCGAGGCTACCCTGCAAAGCTGCTGCATTTGCTTTTGCCTGTGCCAATTGGTCTTCCAAACTCTTTATACGAGCATTGTTTGCTGCAATTGTTTC
This window encodes:
- the pckA gene encoding phosphoenolpyruvate carboxykinase (ATP) — translated: MAKFDKSVLANYGITGAKEVLYNPSYEVLFNEETKESLEGFEVGQETELGAVNVMTGIYTGRSPKDKFIVDDENSHDTVWWTSDEYKNDNHRATKETWNAVKEIAKNELSNKRLFVVDGFCGTHKDTRMKVRFIMEVAWQAHFVTNMFIRPQSEEDFEQEPDFIVYNASKAKVENWKELGLNSETAVVFNVTSKEQVIINTWYGGEMKKGMFSMMNYFLPLKGIASMHCSANTDLNGENTAIFFGLSGTGKTTLSTDPKRKLIGDDEHGWDDNGVFNFEGGCYAKVINLDPEAEPDIYGAIRRDALLENVTVDKNGEIDFADKSVTENTRVSYPIYHIKNIQRPLSQGPAAKQVIFLSADAFGVLPPVSILDSEQTKYYFLSGFTAKLAGTERGITEPTPTFSACFGQAFLELHPTKYAEELVKKMEKSGAKAYLVNTGWNGTGKRISIKDTRGIIDAILNHSIDAAPTKQIPYFNFTVPTKLEGVDTNILDPRDTYADASQWEEKAKDLADRFIKNFKKYEGNDAGKKLVAAGPQL
- the upp gene encoding uracil phosphoribosyltransferase → MEIINFSEQNSIVNQYMAEIRDKDYQTNRLLFRNNVMRIGEFEAFEISKTLQYEMKEIQTPLGISKVNVPTDKIVLATIFRAGLPFHNGFLNIFDHAGNAFVSAYREYKDKEHHEVGIHVEYLATPNIDGKTLIIADPMLATGGSMELGYKAILSKGTPRHVHIACVIASPEGIDHIKKTFPDDKTTIWCGAIDEGLNEHKYIVPGFGDAGDLCYGEKL
- a CDS encoding flagellar motor protein MotB produces the protein MKKNLLVLTLCAGALLMTGCASKKDLQNCQSENQRLSSEYQNAKETIAANNARIKSLEDQLAQAKANAAALQGSLDQSLNNANSNNINISKLVDQINESNQYIRHLVEVKTKSDSLNLVLTNNLTRSLSKEELKEVDVQVLKGVVYISLADNMLYKSGSYEVNDRAEQTLSKIAKIITDYRDYDVLIEGNTDNVPVNAQSEKMKNIRNNWDLSCLRASSVAQYLQTRFGVDPKRLTAGGRGEFNPLATNDTELGKQRNRRTQIIITPKLDQFMDLIGKAPESAEK